A region of the Streptococcus suis genome:
ACTGACAGATGAAAACAATGGAGGCTCAGGTTACAGTCAATCATATGCTTCCCTAGTTTTTGGTATGTTTCGTAAAACACTTGATAAAGCTGTCGAGAGAAATTTTCTTGAATACAATATTTCAAAAAAAGTAAAGGCAATTCCGAAAGGAAAGCAAATTGTCCCTTATTGGACAAGGACGGAATTCGAGTTAGTCTTGCAACAAATATGCCTAGATGATGTATATGAACATTTGTGTTTTGTAATGCTATATTTATATTATACGACTGGTATTCGAGTTAATGAAGGAACTGCTTTGTTTTGGAGTGATATTGCATTTGAGCAACAACAATTACGCATCCACCACATGCTTGAGGTTCAATCAAGAAAAAAATACATTAGAAAAGAATATACAAAAACAGATGATGGCAAAAGAATCATTGAATTAGATGATACAACTGTCAGTATATTGAGACAATGGCGAGAAATACAAACTCAAATAGGACTTGGTAAAGAAAATGACTTTATATTTACTTACGATGGCTACCCTATGATAAAGTCAACAATAAATCGAATATTAAATAGATATGCAGAGCTTGCGGGCGTTCGTAGGATTCAACCTAAAGGTCTAAGACATAGTCATGCAAGCTATGTTTTAAATGAGTTAAAAGCTTCTATTCTTGCGCTTTCAAAGAGATTAGGACATTCAAGTCCTGAGATAACTTTGCGTCACTATGCTCACTTGTACAGTGGTGCTGATAAAGAGATAGCCCAGTTACTCACTAATGCAATTAACATACAAACTGCACATGAAACTAGAGTAAAATTTAATGGAAACCAACATATGAAAAAATCAATCCCCCCTAAAACACCCCCCTTTGATGTATATACTACTTCTAATCCCTTGTCCCACAAGGGATAGGAGGATACCTGTTTCAATTGAGTGGGAGTGATAGAGCCTGGGGATAGGCTCTATCAGCAATTCAATCAGACTAATTTACCCGATGCCTAAAAACAAAAAAGCGTCGCTGATCTGGGAAATCAATTAACCAGACGCTCCAAAATAGGAAAGAGTCTTATAAAAAAACAATCAAAGAGTAGTTTAGTGCTACTACTTTGATTGTTTTTTTGTTTTCTAGCTTAAAGCTCTAACTAGTACCGTTTTGGAGGGGATGCAAAATGCGATGTAATGATGTCATCCAGTTGTTCAGCAATACTTGCAAACTGCAGGTTTAAGTCCAAATTTTTGACACTAATCCGGTTTCCATGCATTTGGTAGACCTGATTAGGTTGAATATCTATATCGGTTTTAGCGTATAGAAGCATTCCTGCTACTATATCGTTTGAATCTGACAGGCGATAAGCCTGGTTTTTCACATAGGTAAAAATTTGGTATAGATTATTTGAATGGAGTGTGCGCTTATCAAAGCGAATCTGTGTGTTACTAGAATAATATTTAGCATCAATAATCAATATAGTATCTTTATATTTGAGGTAAATATCACTTTGCATGATGGGGAGCATTTCTCCAAAACCATCATCTAGTGCCCAAGGTATCTGAGAGGCGGTAACCTGTATTTGGGGATAATGCTTTTTATAATATCCAAGAATGAACTTCTCATATAGCAAGGATTCCCTTCGCTCATCAAGAAAATTCATCAATTTCTTATTCCCCTCCCTCTCTGTATGAATTAATCCATTCACCACCAAATAGCAGATTGACATTAGTAATTGATACGACTGATTGTTTCGATTATATTGTAAATTCCAATTGATTGAGTGTAGATTAATTTTTGAGACTTCTCCAAAGAAAACTAAGAGTTTTCTCAATTTCTTTTTCCTGTCCCTGCTTATATCAGCTTTTAGCAGTATCTCAATGCTTGCTTTGATAATGCGATTCATTCTACTGTCAAGAGAAAAATCATCGTATTGGCAAACAAGTTGCTTTCTACGCCAATTCGGAGGTGTTAAAGATTCAGAGATATTTATTTTACCTTTAAGTGCCGAGAGTGACTCGGTTTGAGAACGATACTCTCGACCAAGTCCTCTTTTCACCTGTATCGAGAGGCTGATTATCATTATTTCCGCCAGTAGATCTGCAGCATTTTTAAATTCTTCAGTAGCGATCCGTTTATATTCCTGCTTATGAAGGATTTTGAATGCGTAGGATAGCATATAGTAGATATTTTGGACAGGTATCACTGGATGGCACTCCTTAACTTACTACTCCAATCATGAATTTTTGTCGGTTCATCAAACCAATATTCTTTCAAGAGAGGAATCAGTTCATATTCAACAATGGCTTCTAGCAAACCTTGGTCCAGTACTTCTGCCGATAAACCGCAGAAGTAACTATGCCCAATACAGAAGCTATCTCCCAGTACTTCCTCTGTTGAAATGGCCTGATTTAGCTTTTCTACACAGGAAATGAGTCTATCGAATTTTTCGTTTTTCAGATTTGTTTGATAATCTTTGAATCCCGCAGTTGAAAAACCTGGCTTGATGTCAAAGAAGGCAAAGCGTCGTCTCAGTGCATAATCAAGTAGGGCTAAACTCCTATCTGCGGTATTCATCATGCCGATGATATATAGATTTTCTGGAATTGAGAATTGCTCATCCGAGTAGAGGAGTTGTAAAGACTTGCCTCGTTTGTCATTTTCTATCAGCATAAACAATTCACCAAAAATTTTGCTCAAATTTCCCCTGTTTATTTCATCAATAATAAAGAAATAATCATGATTCTTGTCAGACTCTGCTTTTTTGCAGAAAGTATAGAATGCCCCTCTTCTCAGCTCAAAGCCACTTGTCGAAGGTCTAAAGCCCATGATGAAGTCCTCGTAGGAATAGCTTTGGTGAAACTGAATTGTCATGACCCTTTCTAAATCTGGTTTACCCATTAATGAAAATGCTAGGCGCTCTGCAACAAACGTCTTTCCAACTCCTGGCGCTCCTTGTAAGATGATATTCTTTTTCATTTGGAGTATGGAGGTTAATTGATCATACTCTTCTTCTGTCATATAGACTTCTGATAGGAAGTGATTTTTAGTATAGCTATCTTCTACTACCTCTTCTCTACCTATCTCGTTTCCAGTATCAGCTTCATCAGCCAGTGGAGAAATTGTTTCAGCACTTCTTTCTTTCTCTTCTTGATTGTATTTCCAAGCCATGGATGATAATTCTTTAAAATTTTTCAGTTTGCTCTCTGCACTCTTTAAATATTGAAGTATAGAATCTGAAATATCAAAATACTCATCAGCAGAAATTTTTGACTTCATCTTTGGCAATTTTTGGACAATGTCAGCAGGAATCTCCCCAGACTCATACACATACTTTTCATTTTGACCATCTAGGTTCAAGAAAAAGTCAGGAGCAATCCAATACAAGGCCATCGTAATCTTGCTGTTGCCATTTCCTTTCTTG
Encoded here:
- a CDS encoding 5-methylcytosine-specific restriction endonuclease system specificity protein McrC — protein: MIPVQNIYYMLSYAFKILHKQEYKRIATEEFKNAADLLAEIMIISLSIQVKRGLGREYRSQTESLSALKGKINISESLTPPNWRRKQLVCQYDDFSLDSRMNRIIKASIEILLKADISRDRKKKLRKLLVFFGEVSKINLHSINWNLQYNRNNQSYQLLMSICYLVVNGLIHTEREGNKKLMNFLDERRESLLYEKFILGYYKKHYPQIQVTASQIPWALDDGFGEMLPIMQSDIYLKYKDTILIIDAKYYSSNTQIRFDKRTLHSNNLYQIFTYVKNQAYRLSDSNDIVAGMLLYAKTDIDIQPNQVYQMHGNRISVKNLDLNLQFASIAEQLDDIITSHFASPPKRY
- a CDS encoding site-specific integrase, with translation MANKTQQKTKYPGVYKDLKSGKFFYQIELGTDKATGERIRRKKSKDRFGNIFTSALQAHKEVTRIKREYHKADGYSFYHMKYREFMDTVYIPYYRSYVETSTFNTRYPALQLIIEKFGDIKLREISVTDVDNFKIWLLTDENNGGSGYSQSYASLVFGMFRKTLDKAVERNFLEYNISKKVKAIPKGKQIVPYWTRTEFELVLQQICLDDVYEHLCFVMLYLYYTTGIRVNEGTALFWSDIAFEQQQLRIHHMLEVQSRKKYIRKEYTKTDDGKRIIELDDTTVSILRQWREIQTQIGLGKENDFIFTYDGYPMIKSTINRILNRYAELAGVRRIQPKGLRHSHASYVLNELKASILALSKRLGHSSPEITLRHYAHLYSGADKEIAQLLTNAINIQTAHETRVKFNGNQHMKKSIPPKTPPFDVYTTSNPLSHKG
- a CDS encoding AAA family ATPase, whose protein sequence is MDEQYQFNWVNFYKEFAWKLVDYKDNRAELVEKVKAIYTKTKIHMPTLEKDNQLMDIDPFTIFGLFNKQIKEENRIKILTAIAELFHLQAEIPSSFESIPVLNNQNATFYYFIGDRDENDIDDLWELFIAALTYSKEPTAEKKEKFSHYFDLAINKKGNGNSKITMALYWIAPDFFLNLDGQNEKYVYESGEIPADIVQKLPKMKSKISADEYFDISDSILQYLKSAESKLKNFKELSSMAWKYNQEEKERSAETISPLADEADTGNEIGREEVVEDSYTKNHFLSEVYMTEEEYDQLTSILQMKKNIILQGAPGVGKTFVAERLAFSLMGKPDLERVMTIQFHQSYSYEDFIMGFRPSTSGFELRRGAFYTFCKKAESDKNHDYFFIIDEINRGNLSKIFGELFMLIENDKRGKSLQLLYSDEQFSIPENLYIIGMMNTADRSLALLDYALRRRFAFFDIKPGFSTAGFKDYQTNLKNEKFDRLISCVEKLNQAISTEEVLGDSFCIGHSYFCGLSAEVLDQGLLEAIVEYELIPLLKEYWFDEPTKIHDWSSKLRSAIQ